From the genome of Rathayibacter sp. VKM Ac-2804:
CCCGGAATGGGCGGCGTCGCCGGGAAAATGCGCCAGCCCTTTAACTCTATGATTAGAGCTGTCGTGATTCTCGAGGGTCAGGAGAGTCTTCGACTGCAACACCTTGCATGTTAGGCGTGTAAAAGGTCGTTAGAGTCCCAGTGAGTCCTGCGACGCTCCTCCACATCGCAGTAGTCTTGGTCTTATTCACAGTTCTCAAAACTCGTCGTCAATGTAGACGCTGCTTCCGCGACCCTTCCCTCGGGAGGTTCTGCATGGACAAGGACGAGTTGGGCCGTCGCGGCGAGGACATCGCTGCGGCGCACCTACGGGAGCGGGGATTTGAGATCCTCGACCGCAATTGGCGGGTGCGTGAGGGGGAGCTGGACATCGTGGCGCGCGAGGGTGCGGCGTTGGTGGTGGTGGAGGTGAAGACGCGGTCCTCGACGCGGTTCGGGTTGCCGATCGAGGCGATCACGCGGGTGAAGGCGCAGCGGCTGCGCCGGCTGGCATACGCGTGGGCGCGGGAGCACGACGAGCGCTCGCGGCACCTGCGCATCGATGCGGTCGGCATCGTCGCTCCGGAGGGTGTGCCGTGTCAGGTGCGGCACGTGCGGGCGGTGGCGTGATGGGGCTGGGGCGGACGTCCGCGGTCGGTCTGGTCGGCTTCACCGGTGCCGTGGTGGGAGTGGAGGCGCACTCGGCGGACGGCACTCCGGGGATGGTGATCATCGGTCTGCCGGATGCGGCGCTGTCGCAGGCGAAGGAGCGGGTGCGTTCCGCGGCGATCAACTCGGGGAGCGGGATCGCGGAGTACAAGATGACGGTGAACCTGTCGCCGGCGGCGATGCCCAAGCACGGGTCCGCGTTCGATCTCGCGATCGGGCTCGCGGCGCTGGCGGCGCTGGGGGAGGTGAACCGGGAGTCTGTCGCCGCGGTGGTGCACATCGGCGAGCTCGGGCTCGACGGGCGACTGCAATCGGTGCCGGGTGTGCTGCCCGCGGTGCTCGCCGCAGCCCGAGCCGGACGACACCGGGTGATGGTGCCCGAGGACGACCGTCTCGAAGCCGAGCTGGTGGACGGTGTGGACGTCATCCCTGTCTCGTCCCTCGCGGCAGCCGCCGTCTGGCACGGGGCGGAGTGGGACGTGCCGGTCTTTCCAGAGCGCTCTGCTGCGCCTCCTGCCGTTCGTGAACCGGAGTCCCGGCTCGACTTCGCGGACGTGATCGGCAACGAGGAAGCGGCGTCCGCGATGATCGCCGCGGCGGCCGGTGGCCACCACGTGTTCCTGCTCGGTCCGCCCGGAGCCGGCAAGACGATGCTCGCGTCACGCCTGCCCGGGATCCTGCCGGATCTCGACGACGAGGCCGCGCTCGAGGCGACCTGCATGCGCTCGCTCGTCGGCGAGCACACCGGCGGGGCACTGGTGAGGCGCCCGCCCTTCGAGAGCCCGCACCACTCCGCGTCCGCCGCGGCGATCGTCGGCGGAGGCAGCGGGAGGATCCGACCGGGAGCCGTGGCACGCGCCACCCGCGGCGTCCTCTTCCTGGACGAAGCTCCGGAGTTCTCGACCGTCGCCCTCGACGCGCTGCGGCAGCCGCTCGAATCGGGCGTGATCCGCATCCACCGCGCGAACGTCACGGCGGAGTTCCCGGCCCGCGTGCAGCTCGTGCTCGCGGCGAACCCGTGTCCCTGCGGCCGCCACGGCATCCGGGGTGAGATCTGCTCGTGCTCCCCGCCGGTGCGGCGCCGCTACCTGGCACGGCTCAGCGGCCCGCTGCTCGACCGCGTCGACATCCGGCTGACGGTCCGGCGCATCGGCGCGGCACAGCTCGCCGTCCGTCGAGACGAGCCGGGGCTCTCGACGGCGCAGGCTCGCGCGCGAGTGGTCGCCGCGCGCGCCCGTGCTCGAGCGCGCTTGGCAGGCACACCGTGGTCGGTGAACGCCGAGGTCGACGGCGCGTGGCTCCGCGCGAGCCCGCAGCGCCCGACCGCCCGGGAGTCGGGCACCCTCGACCTGGCCCTGGAGCGTGGTCTGGTGACGATGCGCGGCTACGACCGCGTGCTGCGACTCGCCTGGACGCTCGCCGACCTCGACGAGGTCGACCGCCCCGCTGCGAGTCACCTCGCCCGCGCACTGATTCTGCGGGGAGCGGGCTCGTGACGGCCGTCGCCGAGCTCTTCGACCGGACCGAGACGCGCCTCGCGCGGCGGCTGCTTCCCGAGGACAGCGAGTCCGATCCGGTGGAGGCGCTCGCGCGCGCGGCCTGGTCCTCGCTCGCCGAGCCGGGCGATGCGGTGGCCGGGACGCTGATCGAGCGATTCGGCGCTGGCGGCGCGCTCGCGAAGGTGGTGGGGACGGCGTCGGCGGGGGAGATCCTCGCGGAGGCGGCGGCGGCGGACGTGCGCCGGAGGGGGACCGGATGCGCGGATGACGCTGCCGCGGAGAACGGCAGCTCCGAGAACTCGTTCGACTCGACAGGCGACGGAGAGAGCGACGGGGACGACTCCCGCAGCGGAACGCGGGTCCTCGCCGCAGGTCTGGCGCGCTGGCGCCCCCGGGTCGACAGGGCCCTGCTCCTCCGCCGCCTGGAGATCGCGCACCGTCTCGACGCACGCCTGCTGCTGCCGGGCTGCCAAGGCTGGCCGCAGCCGCTCGCCGATCTGGGGGAGCACGCGCCGTTCGTGCTCTGGAGTCGCGGCGATCCGCTAGCGCTCGCCGCTCCGCACCGGCTGGCTGTCGTCGGGGCCCGCGCCGCGACCGGCTACGGCGAGCACGTCGCCGCGGACCTCGCCGCCGGCACCGCCGAGCGCGGCGTCCTCATCGTCTCCGGAGCCGCCTTCGGGATCGACGCGGTCGCGCACAAGGCGGCCCTCGGGGCGGGCGGCCGCACGGTCGCCTTCCTCGCCGGCGGCTCCGACAGGCTCTACCCGACGGCACACAGCGACCTCCTGCACCGCGTCATCGCGACGCCCGGCTGCTCCGTGGTGACGGAGGTGCCGCCGGGCACGACGCCGACGCGCTGGCGCTTCCTGCAGCGCAATCGGCTCATCGCCGCAACGACTGCCGCCACGGTCGTCGTGGAGGCGGGCGCCCGCTCCGGGTCGTTGAACACCGCCGGCCACGCGGCGGCGCTCGGGCGCCCGCTCGGTGCCGTGCCCGGACCTGTGACGAGCGCCTCGTCCGCGGGCTGCCACCGTCTCCTCCGGGAGTACGCCGCGACCTGCGTGACGTCGGCTCCGGAGGTCGTCGAGCTGCTCGGCATCTCCGCGGTGCTCGCTGCTGCACCGGAGGTCTCACGGACGGCGTCGCGCGTCCTGGACGTCCTCCGCGCGGACGGTGCGCACGAGACCGAGGCGCTCGCGCAGCGCTTCGGCCTGTCCGTCCCCGAGACACTCGATGTGCTCGGGACCTGCCTCGCGACCGGACTCGTCCAGCGCGACGCGGAGGGGAGGTGGAGGGCAGCCGCATGAGAAGCGGGTGAGGGGAGGTGGCGGTCCGCCGCAGGAGGACCGGGTGACGTTCCGCTCCGTCCCTCGCCGGCCGGCGTGGC
Proteins encoded in this window:
- a CDS encoding YraN family protein, whose protein sequence is MDKDELGRRGEDIAAAHLRERGFEILDRNWRVREGELDIVAREGAALVVVEVKTRSSTRFGLPIEAITRVKAQRLRRLAYAWAREHDERSRHLRIDAVGIVAPEGVPCQVRHVRAVA
- a CDS encoding YifB family Mg chelatase-like AAA ATPase encodes the protein MGLGRTSAVGLVGFTGAVVGVEAHSADGTPGMVIIGLPDAALSQAKERVRSAAINSGSGIAEYKMTVNLSPAAMPKHGSAFDLAIGLAALAALGEVNRESVAAVVHIGELGLDGRLQSVPGVLPAVLAAARAGRHRVMVPEDDRLEAELVDGVDVIPVSSLAAAAVWHGAEWDVPVFPERSAAPPAVREPESRLDFADVIGNEEAASAMIAAAAGGHHVFLLGPPGAGKTMLASRLPGILPDLDDEAALEATCMRSLVGEHTGGALVRRPPFESPHHSASAAAIVGGGSGRIRPGAVARATRGVLFLDEAPEFSTVALDALRQPLESGVIRIHRANVTAEFPARVQLVLAANPCPCGRHGIRGEICSCSPPVRRRYLARLSGPLLDRVDIRLTVRRIGAAQLAVRRDEPGLSTAQARARVVAARARARARLAGTPWSVNAEVDGAWLRASPQRPTARESGTLDLALERGLVTMRGYDRVLRLAWTLADLDEVDRPAASHLARALILRGAGS
- the dprA gene encoding DNA-processing protein DprA, which translates into the protein MTAVAELFDRTETRLARRLLPEDSESDPVEALARAAWSSLAEPGDAVAGTLIERFGAGGALAKVVGTASAGEILAEAAAADVRRRGTGCADDAAAENGSSENSFDSTGDGESDGDDSRSGTRVLAAGLARWRPRVDRALLLRRLEIAHRLDARLLLPGCQGWPQPLADLGEHAPFVLWSRGDPLALAAPHRLAVVGARAATGYGEHVAADLAAGTAERGVLIVSGAAFGIDAVAHKAALGAGGRTVAFLAGGSDRLYPTAHSDLLHRVIATPGCSVVTEVPPGTTPTRWRFLQRNRLIAATTAATVVVEAGARSGSLNTAGHAAALGRPLGAVPGPVTSASSAGCHRLLREYAATCVTSAPEVVELLGISAVLAAAPEVSRTASRVLDVLRADGAHETEALAQRFGLSVPETLDVLGTCLATGLVQRDAEGRWRAAA